The uncultured Carboxylicivirga sp. genomic interval TGGCTTCGCAGACTCAGGATCTATTTTCGCTAATGAAAGATGTTAAGGTCGAAGATCTCGATTTTTTTGCACTTACTTATATCGACTTCTTTAACTTGTTGACAGGTAGTGATCATGAATATGCCTATTCGTATTACATAAGTAACTGTGTTTATAAAGAAAAGGTGTTGGCCTGGTTAACCGAGAATAATAGGGAATTTTCGAAGTTCATGGAATGGATGGAACTACAGCAATAAGCGATAGGTATTTTGGTCAAAAATTAACGTTTTATGTGTATCTTTAGTTAGCATTACCCGTAGGAGATTGTAAAATAATTGTTGAATTTTAAATAATGAATTTATGAGCAATATCATTACTAAACACTTTCAGTATACTGGTACGGATGATTTCGATGAATCATTGGACGACCAAATCAACAAATTCATTGTTAAGGAAGGAATAACTACCGAGCAGTTGATTGATATTAAATTTAACGGACACTCAGATAAAACGGTAACCGTATATTCGGCATTGTTAATCTATAAGAAATAAGAAATTATTTATGCTCGGCTTCATATAATGGGTTGTCGGGCTACGAAACAAAGGAGGTAATCTGTAAATGGTTACCTTTTTTTTATGGGATAGCTATTAAACTGAGTTCAAAATTTTACGTCGAACTCAGGCTATTAAGAATCACATGTAAGAAGTTGGCGAAACCATAAGCCTGAATCTTTAATAGTTCGTTCCTGAGTTTCAAAATTAACATGTACCAAACCAAATCGAGGTTCAAAACCTTCTTTCCATTCGAAGTTATCAACAAGAGTCCACACAAAATAGCCTTTTGCCGGAATCATCTTTTTCTGAGCTTTTAATACCTGCTTCAACATTTGTTGATGATATTTCATTCTTCGGGCATCGTGTACATGGTTGGCCACTTTAAAATCGGGATAACATACGCCACTTTCGGTAATAATAATCTTTTTAATCTGTGGATAAGCGTTGAAAAACTTGAGCATCTTGTATAAACCTTTAGGATATACATCCAGATTCATGGCGTTCAAGTTAGTTTTGCGTTGAGTAGGATGAACTTCGTTGGCAAATAACACCGGAGGGGTAAGGCTGTGCTTAGCTACCACTCTAAAGTAATATTGAATGCCAATAAAGTCGAAATCAAATGCCATCCTATCATCGTCTCCTCGTTTAAAAAAGGTGCGAATGGTGTTTAGTGCCGGCATTACATCGGTTGGATACCCTAATCCTAGCAGAGGTTCCAGAAAAAAGCGATTCAAAAGTGCTTCAATGCGTTTGGCAGCTCGTTTATGTTTGGGTAGTTTGTATAGTGGCTTAACATAGGAGCAGGAGAGAGCCACACCGATTTTAGCATGGGGCTGAATTTTGCGAATGGTTCTTCCTCCTTCAGCTATACTTAATACCACATGGTGAGCGGCCTTTAAAAAAGTAGGAACTCCTTTTTTCTGGGGTGCATGGTAACCCATAAAATGACCCAATCCCACAAAAGTCATAGGCTCGTTCATCACAATCCAGTTTTGCACTTTGTCTTTATATGCATCTACACAAATGGAAACATAGCGGCAGAACCACTCTATAATGTTTCGGTTATTCCAACCTCCCTTGTCCTCAATCGCTTGGGGTAAATCCCAGTGATAAAGCGTGACGTAAGGTTTAAGACCATGTTGAAGGCATGAGTCAATTACTTTATGATAGAAGGCAATGCCATCAAGGTTAACGGCACCTGTTCCGTTGGGAATAATACGGGACCAACTAATCGAAAATCGGAATACATCTAGTCCGAGTGATTTGGCTGTGGCTATATCTTGCTCGTAAAGTGTATAAAATGAAGAAGCTTCACCAATAACATCATTATTGTTAATGTTTTCGGGATTGGCAGTGAAGGTATCCCAAATAGATGGACCTTTGCCGTCTGCTGTTGGGCAACCTTCATTTTGAAAAGCACATATGGTAACACCCCATTCAAAATCTTTCCCAAAATCAGTTTTCTTCATCTTATTGCTTCAAAACAGCGAAAATAGAGGAATTGATCATCGATGAGGTTAATTCATTATTAAGAATGAAACAAGCAGTTGAATACCTTACACTGATAGATGCTTACCTGCTTCTGTCGGCATCATACCTCGGGTAGGCAGTAGTTTACCTTTCGTCAACAGCATAAAATCGAAAAGGAATAACTGAATGGATTTCAGAACAAACATAAGATTGTGTTAAAACCTTATCTTTGCGCCATGAAGCAAATGCTGTTATTCGTATTGGTATTATTCAGTTTGAATAGTATTGCGCAGGTCAGACCAGAAAATAGTAGGCACAGTTATGAGTCGGATCTGATTAATTACCGAAAAAATGTTACTAAAATATCCGCCATTGTTGGAGCAAGTGCAGCGCTGGCTTTTGCTTTAGATGAACCCATGCAACGATTCTTGCAAAAAAATCAAAGTGGTTTTGTTGATGGCTTTGCTAATGGAGTCAATATTTTTGGTGAGAAGCTATTTATTGTGCCGGCTGTAGGATTAAGTTGGGGGGCAGGTTATGTTTTTAAAGATGAAAAGCTACGCCAAACTTCGTGGAATGCTATGAAAGCAATTGCTGTAACAGCAGTTTCAACTGAAGTTATAAAAATATCAGCTGGCAGGGCACGTCCTTTTATGGATGAAGGAGCTTCTTCTTATTATCCTTTCAATAATGAAGATCATTATAAATCGCTGCCATCGGGTCATACTTCACTTGCCTTTGCGGCTTTTACCCCTTTTGCCGAAACTTATAGCCGATGGTTGTATGTGGCGCCTGCATCAGTGGCTTTCGCACGTATGTATAAAAACAAACACTGGTTTTCGGATGTGGTTATTGGTGGCGGTTTGGGATTTATCAGCGGATGGATTTTTACACATCATCCAAAAAGTAAATTGCAGGTAGCGTCAAACGGAATCATTTTCTATTTTTGAGGTTCATAATCTCTATATAATGAAACAGCTTAAATCAATAGAAGAATTTAAAGTAGGTATTGCTCTTAGCGGCGGTGCTGCTCGTGGCATTGCTCACATTGGAGTGTTAAAAGCTTTGGAAGAGCATGGGATTTTTCCACAAGTAGTTGCCGGAACCAGTATGGGAGCTATTGTGGGCTTGTTTTATACGGCCGGTTTTACGCCCGATGAGATGCATACCATTCTTCGCGAAGAAAAGTTTTATAAGATATTAGGACTAAACCTGAAAGGAGCAGGTTTATTTAATCTTAAGCCTCTGAAAGAAATTTTTGAAGCTAAGATTAAAGAGAATAATTTTTCGGTGCTCAAAAAGAAATTTTTCGTAGCAGTATCGAACCTTAATACTGCGCGTGTTGAAGTAATCAGTAAAGGTCCTAATTTGTTTGAGTATGTAATTGCTTCGGCATCCATACCTTTTGTTTTCCCGGCTCAGCATATCAATGATCAAACTTATATTGATGGTGGACTATTTAATAACCTGCCGGCTGAGTGTTTATTGGGACGATGCGATCGAATTATAGGGGTTAATGTCAATCATAATGGTATTGTTGATGAGGTGAAGGGAGCACGTGCCATTGCTGAACGCTCTTTCTCATTGGCTCTGGAGCAAAATGTTAAGTTAAGCCGTAATTATTGCGATTTCTATATCGAACCCCGCAAGCTTCGTAATTTCTCATCGTGGGAGTACGATAAGGTCGATGAGTTAGTAGAGATTGGTTATAAGAAAGCCAAAAAAAGTGTGGAACAGTTTATTGTGCCCGAATTACAAAGTCATTAATCTCATATTTAGTCTATCGTCTAACAATCTAGAATTCTTATTGTCTATTTAATAATCCCCCAGGCAGCAAATTGCTGGTTGGGGCCAAACGAACTAAGGGGAATAAATCCTTTTATAATCTTTCCATCCTTCATTATTAAAGGATATTCTTCTAATTGTTGAGTAAAGAATTCTCTGGCTTTTCCAGGTTTGAAGGTGTCTATTTGCCAGAAACCAGTACTCGTTTGGGCTATACGTTCCTTTAACTTCATATTAACTAGGCCCATATTACAACGTAGATTGGCTTCTATAATTGGATGGAATCGTACGTTTTGTTCATCATCCAATAAAAAAATGGCATCCACTCCAACGGGTCCCGAATATTTTTTATGAAGATCAATTGCTTGCATAGAAGTAATTACCCTATTGGCAGCTTCCTGAATCCAGGCATCATCTTCGGGAAGTAATTCTTGCATTTTTTCAGGAATTCCAATGTGTTCTTTTGCAAATTTCCCTTTCTCATCAGAATCAAAAAAGTTAAGCCCTAAAAAATGATAATCGTTGTCATTAATGATAAACTGAAGCGATGCATCTTGTATCTTATTATAAATGGGCTCGGCAATTACATAACCATGAGCTTTAATTTTAGCTTCTATCCAATTTTTATTCTGAGCAATTTCTTCCTTTTGTTTGATGAATAACAATCCTCTACCCGAAGAACTGTAAAGAGTTTTGAGAATGATGCCTTTAGTATGATGCTTTAATAATTCTTCTGCTTTTAATATGTTGTCAACTTTAACAGGGGATTCTGGTACAAAGTTAATGGTGTGCTGTGGTGCTGGTTGATGAATATATTTAGTTATGATATCCAAACTGGTTTGTCTGCTGAATAATTGTCGGGTAGCAGAACGCTTAAAATCATATTCTATTCCAAATTGTCGTAAGCGATGGGCAATTACCGGACTCCAGCCCCATGGAGAAACTTTGTAATCATTGTTCAGGTTCTTTATCGATTCCCAATTGATATAGCTGGGTTGTTCAAATCCTGCTTTGTTCCAGAAATCCACAAATTCAGGGTAAGATTGATTATTGGTTATTAAAATATCCTTATCCGATGCCATTAATGACAGTAGAGGTGAAATATCTTCCTCAAATTTTCTGAGTAGGGTTGATGGCATATAGCTTAATGTACCATTTTCAACTGCCATGTCGCAGGTAGGATTATATGTATATAGATGCGAAATCATTTCCTAAATTTTATAAGCCACAAAAGTAATTTAATTCCCATTTGAAGTAGTAATATGAAGAGGTGAGATAAAATATCTAAAAATATACCACTCGATAACCCCCTTTACTCCAACTCTGAAACACAAATTAACACTTCAATATTTGAAAAACTCACCAATTAGATTTGGATGTTCGAGAAATAAGCGCTTATTTTGCATCCGCTTTTGAGAACAAGGGTTCTTACGAAAGGCAGAGCAGACGGGCGATTGAGCTGGTTTGTAAATATTGAAGCAAAGAAAAATGGGAAGTGTTTAAGCTTTCTTTTTACTAGCTGCGTTTAATAAAAAGCTAAGCGACAGTAACGAAAAAAGAAAAGAAAAAAACTTCAAAAAAACATTTGGAATTTAGAAATTAAATTCTTTATCTTTGCAGCCGCTTTTGAGGATAACGTTTCTCACGAAAAGCAGAGCAGATAAGCTTTCGAGCAAGTTTGCAAAATAATGAAAAGAAGTAATTGACAAGTTAAGAAAGTTGAATTAACTTGATTTTCCTTTCGAAAATAAAGAAGAAAAAAACTTGAAAAAAGATTTGGAAATTAAAACAAAAACTTCTTACCTTTGCAGCCGCTTCTTAAACGAGAGAGGTTAGAAAGGACAACGAATTGAGGCAGTTAAGAGCTAAAAATTCACAAGAGCAAAAAGCTCCAACGATCTTTGAAAATATTGAATAGTACCTAAAACTAAAAAAGGTAAAAAGTGAACCTGAAGTCAATGGTATAAAAAGTTTTGAAAGCATTAAAAATTTTTATACAACGAAGAGTTTGATCCTGGCTCAGGATGAACGCTAGCGACAGGCCTAACACATGCAAGTCGAGGGGTAACAGGGAAGCTTGCTTCCGCTGACGACCGGCGCACGGGTGCGTAACGCGTATGAAACCTACCTTTTACTGGGGGATAGCCCGTTGAAAGACGGATTAATACCCCATAATATTATTGAATGGCATCATTTAATAATTAAAACTCCGGTGGTAAAAGATGGTCATGCGTGACATTAGGTAGTTGGTGAGGTAATGGCTCACCAAGCCGACGATGTCTAGGGGTTCTGAGAGGAAGGTCCCCCACACTGGTACTGAGACACGGACCAGACTCCTACGGGAGGCAGCAGTGAGGAATATTGGTCAATGGCCGCAAGGCTGAACCAGCCATGTCGCGTGAAGGAAGACTGCCCTATGGGTTGTAAACTTCTTTTATATGGGAAGAAACACGAGTATGTATACTCGCTTGCCGGTACCATATGAATAAGCATCGGCTAACTCCGTGCCAGCAGCCGCGGTAATACGGAGGATGCAAGCGTTATCCGGATTCATTGGGTTTAAAGGGTGCGTAGGCGGAATAGTAAGTCAGGGGTGAAAGTTTGCGGCTCAACCGTAAAATTGCCTTTGATACTGTTATTCTTGAGTACATACGAGGTAGGCGGAATGTGACATGTAGCGGTGAAATGCTTAGATATGTCACAGAACACCGATTGCGAAGGCAGCTTACTAGACTGTAACTGACGCTGATGCACGAAAGCGTGGGGATCGAACAGGATTAGATACCCTGGTAGTCCACGCCGTAAACGATGATAACTAGCTGTTTGCGATACACAGTAAGCGGCAAAGCGAAAGCATTAAGTTATCCACCTGGGGAGTACGTTGGCAACAATGAAACTCAAAGGAATTGACGGGGGCCCGCACAAGCGGAGGAACATGTGGTTTAATTCGATGATACGCGAGGAACCTTACCTGGACTTAAATGTAGGCTGCATAGAGTAGAGATATTCTTTTCTTCGGACTGCTTACAAGGTGCTGCATGGTTGTCGTCAGCTCGTGCCGTGAGGTGTCGGGTTAAGTCCCATAACGAGCGCAACCCACGTTGTTAGTTACCAGCACATAATGGTGGGCACTCTAACAAGACTGCCGGTGTAAACCGCGAGGAAGGTGTGGATGACGTCAAATCAGCACGGCCCTTACGTCCAGGGCTACACACGTGTTACAATGGCCGGTACAGAGGGCCGCTACACTGCGAAGTGATGCTAATCTCAAAAACCGGTCTCAGTTCGGATCGAAGTCTGCAACCCGACTTCGTGAAGCTGGATTCGCTAGTAATCGCGCATCAGCCATGGCGCGGTGAATACGTTCCCGGGCCTTGTACACACCGCCCGTCAAACCATGGAAGCCGGGGGTACCTGAAGTCTGTCACCGAAAGGAGCGGCCTAGGGTAAATCTGGTAACTAGGGTTAAGTCGTAACAAGGTAGCCGTACCGGAAGGTGTGGCTGGAACACCTCCTTTCTGGAGAAATTTTTTATGCCATCAGGCACTTTTATCTTTTTTAGGTATTATTTAAAACATAAGTAGAAAGTAGAAAGGCAAAAGGAAAGTAGAAAGAGATACGTAAAGTAAATCACTACTAACTACAGTCAAAAACACTACCGACTATTTACAACAGCGTCAAGTAATCCTGTTAGGAACGGGAGTAGACGACACTGCAACAGTCCCGTAGCTCAGTTGGTTAGAGCACTACACTGATAATGTAGGGGTCGGCAGTTCAAGTCTGCCCGGGACTACCAAAGCTAGTAGCTAGCAACTAGAAGCTAGATGCTAGAACCATGGGGGATTAGCTCAGCTGGCTAGAGCGCCTGCCTTGCACGCAGGAGGTCATCGGTTCGACTCCGATATTCTCCACCAAAAGTAGAACAAGGGTTTTACTAAAAATAAACATCATGAGAATCAGCTAAAAGCTAGTAGCTAAGAGCTAGCGGCTGAAAAAGATACATTGGATAAAAATTTCAGTTCGATTCTGGAAGTATCACAAGCTGTATAGAACACAGCAAAACGATCATTGACATATTGGCAACAACCAAAACCATATACACCAACTATGGTGTGTGTAAAAGAAAGTAGACAAGGGCGTACGGGGGATGCCTAGGCTCTCAGAGGCGATGAAAGACGTGATAAGCTGCGATAAGCTGTGGGGAAGTGCAAATAACTATTGATCCGCAGATTTCTGAATGGGACAACCCGGCTGGTTGAAGACCAGTCATCCGAAAGGAAGCAAACCCGGGGAACTGAAACATCTAAGTACCCGGAGGAAGAGAAAACAAAAGTGATTCCGCAAGTAGTGGCGAGCGAACGCGGATTAGCCCAAACCAGTGATGTTCAGGCATTGTTGGGGTTGTAGGACTTGCATAATCAATTAAAATAGAAGTAGAATACTTTGGAAAGAGTAACCAAAGACGGTGATAGTCCGGTATACGTAATATTTTAAGCGAGGCGAGTATCCTGAGTAGCGCGGGACACGAGAAATCCTGTGTGAATCTGGCGGGACCATCCGCTAAGGCTAAATACTCCTGAGAGACCGATAGTGAACCAGTACCGTGAGGGAAAGGTGAAAAGCACCCCGAACAGGGGAGTGAAAAAGTACCTGAAACCGTGCGCCTACAAGCGGTTGGAGCAGACAAGATCTGTGACAGCGTGCCTTTTGCATAATGAGCCTACGAGTTACTTCTCACTGGCAAGGTTAAGATTTTAAGAATCGGAGCCGAAGCGAAAGCGAGTCTGAATAGGGCGCAATAGTCAGTGGGAGTAGACGCGAAACCGTGTGATCTACCCATGATCAGGTTGAAGCTGTGGTAACACACAGTGGAGGACCGAACCAGTTGACGTTGAAAAGTCTTTGGATGAATTGTGGGTAGGGGTGAAAGGCCAATCAAACTCGGAAATAGCTCGTACTC includes:
- a CDS encoding sporulation protein Cse60 codes for the protein MSNIITKHFQYTGTDDFDESLDDQINKFIVKEGITTEQLIDIKFNGHSDKTVTVYSALLIYKK
- a CDS encoding patatin-like phospholipase family protein, whose translation is MKQLKSIEEFKVGIALSGGAARGIAHIGVLKALEEHGIFPQVVAGTSMGAIVGLFYTAGFTPDEMHTILREEKFYKILGLNLKGAGLFNLKPLKEIFEAKIKENNFSVLKKKFFVAVSNLNTARVEVISKGPNLFEYVIASASIPFVFPAQHINDQTYIDGGLFNNLPAECLLGRCDRIIGVNVNHNGIVDEVKGARAIAERSFSLALEQNVKLSRNYCDFYIEPRKLRNFSSWEYDKVDELVEIGYKKAKKSVEQFIVPELQSH
- a CDS encoding family 1 glycosylhydrolase → MKKTDFGKDFEWGVTICAFQNEGCPTADGKGPSIWDTFTANPENINNNDVIGEASSFYTLYEQDIATAKSLGLDVFRFSISWSRIIPNGTGAVNLDGIAFYHKVIDSCLQHGLKPYVTLYHWDLPQAIEDKGGWNNRNIIEWFCRYVSICVDAYKDKVQNWIVMNEPMTFVGLGHFMGYHAPQKKGVPTFLKAAHHVVLSIAEGGRTIRKIQPHAKIGVALSCSYVKPLYKLPKHKRAAKRIEALLNRFFLEPLLGLGYPTDVMPALNTIRTFFKRGDDDRMAFDFDFIGIQYYFRVVAKHSLTPPVLFANEVHPTQRKTNLNAMNLDVYPKGLYKMLKFFNAYPQIKKIIITESGVCYPDFKVANHVHDARRMKYHQQMLKQVLKAQKKMIPAKGYFVWTLVDNFEWKEGFEPRFGLVHVNFETQERTIKDSGLWFRQLLTCDS
- a CDS encoding phosphatase PAP2 family protein codes for the protein MKQMLLFVLVLFSLNSIAQVRPENSRHSYESDLINYRKNVTKISAIVGASAALAFALDEPMQRFLQKNQSGFVDGFANGVNIFGEKLFIVPAVGLSWGAGYVFKDEKLRQTSWNAMKAIAVTAVSTEVIKISAGRARPFMDEGASSYYPFNNEDHYKSLPSGHTSLAFAAFTPFAETYSRWLYVAPASVAFARMYKNKHWFSDVVIGGGLGFISGWIFTHHPKSKLQVASNGIIFYF